Proteins encoded within one genomic window of Nilaparvata lugens isolate BPH chromosome 11, ASM1435652v1, whole genome shotgun sequence:
- the LOC111053553 gene encoding venom serine carboxypeptidase, with protein MLCLKFLLLLVVFCAESTSGKQNIGNVEENGPIVVSSTHNDDGKYFYKNGRVSPRVGSSHHRDNAVESHLKSDLQRKVSEPIVTKSSHKKNSILDQHPKDTLPSLTQITVGKDLVQSKIGLSVGKEAVKPSFVPNSNRNGVIEPSFPHKGLEPSLVSLKTDSENALFFENNEDSLDLSYFLTNETDDYSNSIHHNEFNSGFVNDLNSNEPLFVTPYLERDESDKARKLSEVKPFIKGLTSYAGYFTVHKQFNSNLFFWFFPSQLDWENAPVALWLNGGPGASSLFGFFVENGPFYLKGKKLLKRTHTWHKKANMIFIDNPVGSGYSFTDSEHGYAKNQTIVGKQLLSAISQFFQLFPNLRVNEFFITGESYAGKYIPALAYAIHKDNPTRNPESRINLKGLFIGNGLTDPVNMLRYGDFLYQLGFIDGNALKVLKKAESLVASNIRRKKWGKATEIFSEYILGYVYYPYKPYMENVTGLDQHYNYLVTDNSDGWTGDHDKLVNSVKFRNSIHVGGKKFDSGLTTALHMKEDILKSVITWVVELLDHYKVVFYNGQLDIICAYPLTENFLTKMKWKGAKSWKKAERKVWKVKGEVAGYVKKVGNLSEVMVRNAGHLVPTDQPLWGRLLFEKFVFGKL; from the coding sequence ATGTTGTGCTTAAAGTTTTTGTTGTTGTTAGTTGTATTTTGTGCAGAGTCAACATCGGGGAAGCAGAATATAGGTAATGTTGAAGAAAATGGACCAATTGTAGTTTCATCAACACACAACGACGAtggtaaatatttttataaaaacggAAGAGTTTCTCCTCGTGTAGGTTCATCTCATCATAGAGACAATGCTGTTGAATCACATCTGAAATCAGATCTACAGAGAAAAGTCAGTGAACCAATTGTAACTAAATCATCGCACAAAAAGAATTCAATTCTTGATCAACATCCGAAAGACACTCTTCCAAGTTTGACTCAAATCACAGTTGGAAAAGACTTAGTACAATCGAAGATAGGTTTATCTGTTGGAAAAGAAGCTGTCAAACCTAGTTTTGTTCCAAATTCGAATAGAAATGGCGTTATTGAACCAAGTTTTCCTCATAAAGGGCTGGAACCTAGTTTAGTGTCGTTGAAAACAGACTCTGAAAATGCGTTATTCTTCGAAAATAATGAAGATAGTTTGGATTTGTCATATTTTTTGACCAATGAAACGGATGATTATTCAAACTCAATTCATCATAACGAGTTCAATTCTGGTTTCGTAAATGATTTGAATTCTAATGAACCACTGTTTGTTACTCCTTATTTAGAGAGAGATGAATCCGACAAAGCTAGAAAACTTTCTGAAGTAAAACCTTTTATCAAAGGGCTTACCAGCTATGCGGGATATTTTACAGTTCACAAGCAGTTCAActcaaatttgtttttctgGTTTTTTCCTAGTCAGCTAGATTGGGAGAACGCTCCCGTAGCGTTGTGGCTCAATGGAGGCCCCGGGGCGTCAtcactttttggattttttgtgGAAAACGGTCCGTTCTACCTTAAGGGCAAAAAACTACTGAAAAGAACTCACACCTGGCACAAGAAGGCAAACATGATCTTCATTGATAACCCTGTTGGGTCGGGGTATAGTTTCACAGACTCTGAACATGGCTACGCCAAAAATCAAACAATTGTTGGAAAACAGTTGTTGTCAGCGATCTCCCAGTTTTTCCAGCTTTTTCCCAATCTGAGGGTAAACGAATTCTTCATCACGGGTGAGTCATATGCGGGGAAGTATATTCCGGCTTTGGCGTACGCTATACATAAGGATAACCCCACTAGAAACCCTGAAAgtagaattaatttgaaagggtTGTTCATTGGGAACGGGTTAACAGACCCTGTAAACATGTTGAGGTACGGTGATTTTTTGTATCAGTTAGGGTTTATTGATGGTAATGCGTTGAAAGTGTTGAAAAAAGCTGAGAGTCTGGTGGCGTCGAATATTAGGAGAAAAAAGTGGGGGAAAGCTACCGAAATATTCTCGGAGTATATCTTGGGGTATGTATATTATCCTTACAAACCCTATATGGAGAATGTGACAGGTCTTGATCAACATTATAATTACCTTGTCACTGATAATAGCGACGGCTGGACTGGAGATCATGACAAATTGGTGAACAGTGTGAAATTCAGGAATAGTATCCACGTCGGTGGTAAAAAATTTGATAGCGGTCTCACTACAGCATTGCACATGAAGGAAGACATCTTGAAATCGGTGATAACCTGGGTGGTGGAGCTGTTAGATCATTATAAGGTTGTGTTCTATAACGGACAGTTGGATATAATTTGCGCATATCCGCTGACTGAAAACTTTTTGACGAAGATGAAGTGGAAAGGCGCGAAAAGCTGGAAGAAAGCTGAGAGGAAAGTTTGGAAAGTGAAAGGGGAGGTTGCTGGGTATGTGAAGAAGGTTGGGAATCTGAGTGAGGTGATGGTGAGGAATGCGGGACATCTGGTGCCTACTGATCAACCTTTGTGGGGAAGATTGCTTTTCGAGAAGTTCGTTTTTGGGAAACTGTGA